The stretch of DNA AACAAACAGCAGTAGTAATTCCTAGGATATAATTTAGCACAGCTTTTCCCCATGAATGTAATTGTTCCTCAAAAAGATTTAACTAGATCCAAATGAACTAAAGCGAGAAATAAAACCAGCACTGGCAGTCTTGGTCATAACCTCAGATGCGCTTATCAAACAAACAGTAAACTGGCAGTCTGTTTGGCTGGAATTACATGATGTCAGCACAACAGCCAAGGCTGAGACCAGATAATGTAAGCATTCGCACagcagtggagtggaggggaggacaGTGCTGAGTCAGGCTCTCGCTATCAGCCTGCTCACAAGCTGCCCCTTCATGTGCCTGCGGGCAAACACCCGAGGGCCTCATCTGTGACATCTCTGCCTGCGTTTTCAGTTTGTCCGTTAAAACTCGTGACGCTATCTCAGACCTCTGTCCCTTCCCGTGGGTACACCAGTCCGCTCGTCTCCATGCCTTGATAGGCGCTGCCGGCGAAGTGGCTGAGAAGGGAGTCGGTGTAGACTCCTGAGAAGTGTGacggggaggaagagagggcggTTGGCGGAGGGATCTGGGCCTCCCACTGTGGGACTGTTGCGTTGGGGGAGTACGAGCTGAAGCCCTCGGCCGGAGAGGCCCTTTGAGAGCCTTCGAGCGGCAAACCCAAGGGCAAGGGGCGGAGCACCGTGTCCACACCTAACGTACCTGCACTCGATGACGCCTCCGTCATCTGGGTCAGGAAGCTCTTcaggcagggggaggggcccACAGAGTCTGGAGTGGAGCCCCGGTCTGAGGGGCTGTGGGCCTCGGCCAAGTGGCCTTTGGGGCTGGACTCTGCAGAGGTCGGGCCAGCAGAGCTGCCATTCTCCCCTTCACTCATCAGGGAGTcagacttcctcttcctctttctcctgaaGTTGCCATTGTCAAACATCTTTTCACAATTTGGATCCAAGGTCCAATAGTTCCCCTTGCCTAAAGAAAAATAGGACACATATTTGTCTTAATGTCAGGGACAAATAGAATAACATAGAAAAACAACTTAAAATGCAGAACGTGTGAACAAGTTGGATGAGTAAAACTAGTCTGCCATCTGCACATTAGAGAATGAAATCTTGATTAATTACCTgggtcatcatcatcacggggCATCTTCTTGAAGCAATCGTTGAGTGAAAGATTGTGTCGTATTGAGTTCTGCCAGCCAGCCTTGCTTTTATTATAAAATGGAAAGTTGTCAGCCACATACTGATATATTTGGCTGAGAGTCAGGCGACGGTTTGGGGCGCCATGAATGGCCATGGCAATAAGGGCAGAGTAGGAGTATGGTGGCCTAACCAGCTTCATTAGGTCCTCCTGAGATGGCAGAGAAAACCAGCTCAGGTCCCCTCCACTGGCACCTGGGCCCAGATATGGCCTCGGCATGCCGTAGTGTTGGGACGCAAATGGATCATTTGGTGTCCTTGGGGCTCCTCCTAAGTAAGGCATACCATTCATCCCCGAGCTGTTGAACCACAGGTACGGGTTAGCAGTTGCGCCGGCGTAGTCTCCCAGGTCATAGGTAGGTGGTAAGGTCTGCTGCGGGCTTGGCAGAGGTGGCGGACTGTAGAAACTGTCACCGTAAAGGCTGAACTCCTGGGGCTCCTGAGTTCCCATCGTCTGAAACTGGGCCCCTACCTGAGTAGGTGACAGACCCTGTGGCACATACGAAGTCATTCTTACAAAGCAAGTCCTGAATCTTGAATACTGATGATGGCTTTCTCAGTCTCCTCCGGTAAAGTTAGTTCTGCTGACTTAGAGTCTAGCTCTAGGAGGTCTGTCTGTTGCATCCTGAACTGCCACCTGTTGTACCTGGTTTATACAAGCTTGGCGACGCCTCTAtccattctgattggttgtctCTTAGGAGTGTCACACCTCATTTGTTTCCTCTGGGTTAGCAAGGTGTGGAATGTCTCCTGGTTTAGGAATATTCCACTCAGTTTCTAAAtatttagttttacatttctgATGAATTTGATTTAGTCATCCTTTTGAACTACATATAATAgccacactcaaatacacacacaaaatgacagaacTTGTCCTCTGAACACTGAGTTCTTTCTTAACTGGACTATGTGactacaaaacaaaatgtaaggGTTTCACATTTTAAAACTATAACCTACTAAATATATAGGCCATAAGTTTACATAGGCCAGAATACTTTCAAAGGTCCTGGAAAGAATTCTGCTGGATAGATGAAATTAACTCCACAGTTGACCTATTTGGTTTTAAAGCTCAACATGACAAATTCAAAGGAAATTTGTAAAGAAATATAGAGGTAAAAActcatcagtttttatgttttgttgatGCTTCCAAAGCCtttgattgtgtttgtttcttaaattgAGTCAAAGACGGGTGTCCAAATACAATGTGAGAATTCTAGTTTACTGGTATGTCCACCAGACTATGCCAGTACAATGGGGCAATAGTATCTCAGCCCCATGTGGGGTGGGAAATGGAGGTAGACAAGGGGGGATTTTGCCcccagtttttttctctctttatattGATTATTTGTCCAAGCAATTGAAAGCCTGTAATACTGGGTGCATGATTGGTGATATTAAATATAATGCCAGTGAGAGTGTCATCATAATCAGAATCTCCTTActatatgttctgtgtgtggtaTGGAACATGATATTAAATATAATGCCAGTAAGACTGTCATCACAATCTGTAGAACCAAAGAGGACAAATGTCTATAATGTCCTGACTTTAAATAGTTTGACACAAATCTGAGTGTCTGTAATAAGGTAAAGTATCTTACAAATTTCATTACAGAATTTATGACAGATGATGAAGATATTTATAGGCAAGGCCACATGATGTATGCACAAGCAAATATTCTCTTTAGTTTAGTGTGTGGACAGGTGGAGTGAAGATGGCTCTGTTCAGAGCATATTGTTTTCTACCtataagaagctcttgaagacccaactcttcagagagcacctcccttcctaacttgcacttctactagtacttaacttgcactaaCAGCAGTTACAtacctgcactttttttcttatgtaaaattgtatttattgtcacactaggtctctattgctcgtagcttgactgttctctcccttgtacggcgcctttggacaaaagcgtctgctaaatgactaaatgtaatgtaatgcactCTATACTGCACACTTGTGGTCAAACTACAGAGAAGCAAGCAGACAAGCTTATAATGATGCCATGAGAATAACCAAAGAGTCCTAGAGGGTATAGTGCAAGTGAAATGTTGGTGGCTGCAGGAGGGATACCTCACACACTGTTTTAAGAACGCTCGTGTATAAATGTATTTGCCGGCTTGATGAATCTGAAAATGAAATCGTCTTCAGGTTTGGTGCTACACACTTCCAATCCTAGTTGTGGAGACATTGGTACAGTTGTCTCTTTGTTGGATACTGGTTTATGTTCTTTTGAACCATGAGTTCTTATTGTGCTTTTGTAggtaatatacagtatacatgtgtatgtatgtatttttatatGTAATTCATTTTATGTGatgtcttgtctttttttctggacCCTGAGTCTATAATAAAGACTAATTTGATTGATcagtttgattgattgagtgataCCATGCCAAGTCTTTTGAATATGAATGTTAATTTGTTTACCTGTTGGAATCATTCACATTAAAGGAATCAGATAGTTGTATTTGTTATCTTTAGCATACTCTCCGCCCACAAACTACCTACAAGACATCACTCTTAAAAGGCCTGTGTTGACCACTCTTTTATCAGTATAATTTACATGAGAATGCAATGCCCTGGGGCTCAACCCCTTCACATGTGCCACAGTCCAACTGAAAGTGGTCCACTTGTCAAAGCAATTGTTCTCCGCCCCAGGTCCATGATTTCACAGAGATGCCAATTCACTTGCCATTTCTCTTGATATTTCAGACAGCTTGAACATTGAATAATGTAGGTGattaaactatatatatatatatatatatatatatatatatatatatatttgtattacaaTAAGATTTAATAGTCTATGTCCATGTTTCTTTCTACTACCTATACTTTACTATTCAGGCAAGAATGGTACTTTCACCAAATGCTCTCCAGGAGTGTCAATTTATGTGTCATGGAAGTGTAAGAATAAGGAGCATGATTTTGAGTACTATTTTTATAGTCTTCAGGGTTGTTCATAATCCAGCCAATCTGGAACTGTGCAGGCTAAAATATCTCATATAACTGGTTTCATAGAATTTGCCCACACTAAAGAACTGCTGAATCCTGCAAAGTTTGAAATTTCAGTTAAATGGAGGTTATAGGTTTTAAAGTCTTCGATCTGGAAGGCAACCCAAATTACCCTCATGAGACAATACATATGAGCCATTGCTTTATTGGACTTTCTTCACACCATCTGGTTACTTGGCAATTTAAAACATTGACCACAATTAACACATTGCAACATTGTGATTTGTCTGTAAGCAGCCTatgctacacatacacaaagtaaTATAGTCAAGTCAAAATAAGATTTCCCTCAGCCTCAGTGCCCTACCAAGTCCAGTACTCCACATGGGGTACGCTACAGTATTTCTCACACATATGTAGGGCAGTATGAATGACATTGATCTCTACAATTTCTCAAAAAAGTTACAACACTGATATATAATGTAACTGGTCTTAGAAACACAAATCCAGAGGCCGTCATCACTGGAACTGTTGAATATTCAGGAATAGTCATCCAACTACGATTTTGAGTGATACCATTTCAGTGGTGATGTCCAGTCAAACATAAGGGGATCACATGTTTGACTTGTAAAACCACTATTTCAGCATTATTTGGGTGAAACTGTAAAAATCCAGCTGTTCAAGAATATCCCATAACAGTATGATTTTACATGAATAATAGTTTTGCTCTCAGTCACTATTACTGGCCAAGTGAAAAAAGGCCCATTGTTCAATGGCCattatgtttgtgtgctctTTTGACCGAGTGGATTCAATGTCCTGCTGGATGAATTAGAGGACACTGATTTTGTTGTCCCGAACCACGATTTTTTGCATCTATCAGAAGCAGTGGCATATGCTTGTAGTTCTCAATGATGTCCCTGACGGTTGGAAACCTCtgtgataaaaaagaaaagcaggTTTGTAACTGTCACTGTCGTTTGGGTTTTTCTACTGTACAGGTGCACTGTGTAGTTATTGTCgtcaaaaacacaacaattatTGCATCATCATGGTTTAGTCTATAAATATTTTCATCAATCTCTATTTTACATCTGTTGGTATTTTTCATATTGCACCTTTAACCTCAAAACATCATCTCTACATTATAATgtgaaaaacaacataaaattAAGCACCTCTGTGGCTTTGAGGCCTGTGCCCAGCAGAAAAGCCTGTTGCTCGGTGTCATAGCGGATCTGGATGTTGAAGACTTTGCTCTGGAAGAGGACCATGAGTGTGTAAGGCTGGGCTGGTGAGCCTCGTGAGCTGTCCCTCACAAGATAGGCGCCATCCTAAAACATAAACGTGTCACATTTTTGTACCAAATGTAACTAAGATGTATCAGTTTGGAGCATCCTCAATACCAGTTCCCATATAAAACAATATTGGTTTTGATGTTGTCCATTTACTTTTTGTAATGAACTTACTCTTTGTAAGGTATCTTACCTTATTAATTCCCAACAATCTACCCTCTGCTTGTCCACGTGTCACCTGGCCCAAATACCACTTAGGGTCCATATcctacaaaatgaaaacaacatggaaGTATTTTCTTGCTTTAACCAATCTTCATACTTTGAGCAAGGCTGCAAGACATTTTAAATTCCACTGTTAGTATACCATGACTCGGGTAATAAGTCACATCTGTGGACAAGTGGTGCAACACTGCCACCTGCTGAGTGAATACCCTCACTTCTATAACGACCCCTTTCCCAAACTTTATCCCTTATTCCTTTGAATTAATCTGAAGCTCTAAAACTCTGAATAATTGTTAAGGTTACCTGGCCTGAACCAAGAGCTCTGTGTGGTGAAGGTCTCCTTGAATTCTTCACTTTGTTGAGTGAAAAAATACCACAAGGGAAGTTACAAAAAAGTCAGTTTTGGGGAAATCATCTTTGGAATTGTAGAGTCCTCTCCAGAATGGAACAACATACATACCTTCTTTTAAGTGGCCAGGTAGAGATTTACTTCCAGGCCCAATGACAGAACCACCAATAGATGGCCAACTAGGAAGaacagtgtaaaatgtgtggaTATACAATCACTACAGATGCAAAGCATTTTTCTATTTGTCTGGTGGCTCTAGGATGAGCCGTAGTTTCATCTTAGAGAAGAATAAAGCCATGGCCCTGGAAGAACGTACCTGTCACCTGGCAGTCCAGGCGGAGAAGGGCGAGGAGAGGGGTTCCTCGGCAGGGGAAATGTGTTGGAGCTGAATGGTAGTCTAGACGTTTGCTCTGAAATCAAGAAATTGTTGAGTCAGTGTTGTTGTACGACACTCAACATAGATAGAGGTCATCGTATTTCAGAACAAAGGGATGTCAGAACATGGATGAAAATTCATACCTTCGTGACTGAACTGCAAATTAAAAGGTAGAAAAACAATATTAGGCCATTAAGTTGATACATTTCTATTAAGGGAACA from Clupea harengus chromosome 8, Ch_v2.0.2, whole genome shotgun sequence encodes:
- the foxi3a gene encoding forkhead box protein I3a, coding for MTSYVPQGLSPTQVGAQFQTMGTQEPQEFSLYGDSFYSPPPLPSPQQTLPPTYDLGDYAGATANPYLWFNSSGMNGMPYLGGAPRTPNDPFASQHYGMPRPYLGPGASGGDLSWFSLPSQEDLMKLVRPPYSYSALIAMAIHGAPNRRLTLSQIYQYVADNFPFYNKSKAGWQNSIRHNLSLNDCFKKMPRDDDDPGKGNYWTLDPNCEKMFDNGNFRRKRKRKSDSLMSEGENGSSAGPTSAESSPKGHLAEAHSPSDRGSTPDSVGPSPCLKSFLTQMTEASSSAGTLGVDTVLRPLPLGLPLEGSQRASPAEGFSSYSPNATVPQWEAQIPPPTALSSSPSHFSGVYTDSLLSHFAGSAYQGMETSGLVYPREGTEV